Proteins encoded in a region of the Elizabethkingia bruuniana genome:
- a CDS encoding SusD/RagB family nutrient-binding outer membrane lipoprotein: protein MKNIFKAFLGLTIAVTTLSSCERDTTLLNNDGKHPSDLSSGVLLSMGQNQQFYNIDNPSVNANNYRFFVQQWSETTYTDEVNYNLITRNQPRFHFNRMYVYSLNNFKKAQDALATEVNDPAVAANKWVTNEISSIFVWENIVDTWGDVPYTEALAAVNGGFAPKYDDAKTIYADLLKRIDAAIAKINPSAKGYEVNDIVYKGDMSKWRKLANSVKLRLALNLSDVDPVTAKAAAESAIASGVMTSTADSYSFVYDGVTFTNPVFDNLVASNRDDFVPSNILVDVMNTNNDPRRDVWFTKTKDGKYLGGVYGIKNTYGNYSHVMDSFKKPITPSNLLSYSEVLFMQAEGAARGFNMGGTAAGLYAAAITESMTEYGVDATKAAAYIASRPYDATNWKKSIGEESWIAMYNRAFAAWNFMRRLDNPILKNPTNSNTKGVPVRMIYSSDEYTQNEKNVRAAAAKIGGDDVTTKLFWDKN from the coding sequence ATGAAAAATATATTTAAAGCCTTTTTAGGTTTAACAATAGCTGTAACAACGCTTTCCTCTTGTGAAAGAGATACAACATTGCTAAATAATGATGGAAAACATCCATCTGATTTAAGTTCTGGAGTGTTATTGTCAATGGGGCAAAATCAACAATTTTATAATATAGATAACCCTAGTGTTAATGCAAATAATTACAGATTCTTTGTTCAGCAATGGTCTGAAACAACTTATACTGATGAGGTAAACTATAACTTGATTACAAGAAATCAGCCTAGATTTCATTTCAACAGAATGTATGTCTATAGTTTAAACAACTTCAAAAAAGCGCAAGATGCTTTAGCTACGGAAGTAAATGATCCTGCTGTTGCTGCAAATAAATGGGTGACAAATGAGATTTCTTCTATTTTTGTTTGGGAAAATATTGTAGATACTTGGGGAGATGTTCCTTATACTGAGGCTCTGGCTGCTGTAAACGGTGGTTTTGCACCAAAATATGATGATGCAAAAACTATTTATGCTGATTTATTAAAAAGAATCGATGCAGCAATTGCTAAAATTAACCCTTCTGCAAAGGGTTATGAAGTAAATGACATTGTTTACAAGGGCGATATGTCCAAGTGGAGAAAATTAGCTAATTCTGTTAAATTAAGATTAGCATTAAATCTTTCAGATGTGGATCCTGTTACTGCAAAAGCAGCAGCAGAATCAGCTATTGCATCTGGAGTTATGACTTCAACAGCAGATTCTTATTCTTTTGTTTATGACGGAGTAACGTTTACCAATCCTGTTTTTGACAACTTGGTAGCTTCTAATCGTGATGACTTTGTTCCTTCAAATATATTAGTAGATGTTATGAATACTAATAATGATCCAAGAAGAGACGTATGGTTTACAAAAACAAAAGATGGTAAATACCTAGGCGGTGTTTATGGAATCAAAAATACATACGGAAACTATTCTCATGTAATGGACAGCTTTAAAAAGCCAATAACCCCATCCAATTTGTTAAGCTATTCAGAAGTACTGTTTATGCAGGCTGAAGGAGCTGCAAGAGGATTTAACATGGGAGGTACAGCGGCAGGTTTATATGCCGCAGCTATTACAGAGTCTATGACAGAATATGGAGTAGATGCTACGAAAGCTGCAGCATACATTGCATCGCGTCCGTATGATGCAACAAACTGGAAAAAGTCTATTGGTGAAGAGTCATGGATTGCTATGTACAACAGAGCTTTTGCAGCATGGAATTTTATGAGAAGATTGGATAATCCTATCCTTAAGAATCCAACAAATTCTAATACTAAAGGAGTTCCGGTAAGAATGATTTACTCAAGTGATGAGTATACTCAAAATGAAAAGAATGTTAGAGCAGCAGCTGCCAAGATTGGTGGTGATGATGTTACGACTAAGCTCTTCTGGGATAAAAACTAA
- a CDS encoding SusC/RagA family TonB-linked outer membrane protein: MKKLTNSVLVVVLSSSFVFVNAQKKQDSARTKDIEGVVVTALGIKREKKSLGYASQEVKADKLFDGTTNTGNIASQLSGKVSGLQVNTSSNFGGSSSLVIRGIKSLQGANPLIVIDGSPVNNSSTYDTKTNQDMGNLLSDVNQEDIESINVLKGAAASALYGERGLNGVIVITTKSGKGKDDGSWGVTLSSSVQAGFIDKSTFPEYQNRYGAGYAMSFSEKNANGTPYGNIGDDASWGPEFNPNQLVYQWDAFDPNSKNFGKATPWVAAKNGPIKFFETPITYVNGITLEKGKKGNNFMLSYDNMLSNGLLPNSDLRKNTFTTKINYDFTPKLHATVYSTLVVQNTKGRNDANYSGNLVGGFRQWWANNVDIVDQKNAYFNSGGKNISWNLKSGANPVLGFWNNPYYQRYQSYSSDDRTRSFSYASLTYDFNKNFSLIGKVSYDNASTYFQNRLAPGSVPKAFGASQKLVSSGYSRQNLTTTETNFDLMLNYKFNITDNINVSGIAGGNVRRNYYNSIYASTEGGLEKDGLYALANSKFPIIPPDENEYTTVTSSAYATASFDFYKFFYLDATFRADKTSTLPKANRVYTYPSFTGSFILSEFVKPSWLSFWKVRANYAEVGGTADPYQLQYYYTFAGTFNNSIVMQNSQTLLANPDLKPQRSKEFEVGTEAHFFKGRLTFDAAYYKTKTFNQIINLPISAGSGLLTAVANAGRIDNEGIELQIGATPIKTKDFSWNIDVNWSKNKNKVVELLHNATTDVSNYNLTSIQGGASVNATEGEMWGAIRGSDYKYLNGQKVVDSKGFYVLEGNKVIGNTTPDWIGGVRNSFSYKGISVSFLVDFRKGGDIFSTDMYYATSTGLYKDTAIGDYRTGKVVLPGVTADGQPNQTAIDASVYGNMGYQKSPTSRYVYDGSFIKLREASISYTLPKALLANTFVNEAKISIVGRNLWIIHKNLPYADPESTLGGGVRSFGYSIGSLPTTRDIGVNISFKF; this comes from the coding sequence ATGAAGAAACTAACTAACAGTGTTTTGGTAGTGGTTTTGTCTTCTTCTTTTGTATTTGTTAATGCTCAGAAGAAACAAGACTCTGCCAGAACTAAGGATATTGAGGGAGTTGTAGTGACTGCCCTTGGTATTAAAAGAGAGAAAAAGTCTTTGGGGTATGCTTCTCAGGAAGTAAAAGCAGACAAACTCTTTGATGGTACTACCAATACGGGTAATATTGCTTCCCAGCTTTCCGGTAAAGTATCTGGTCTTCAGGTAAATACATCTAGTAACTTTGGTGGATCCTCAAGTCTTGTAATCAGAGGTATAAAAAGTTTACAAGGGGCAAATCCACTTATCGTTATTGATGGATCTCCTGTAAACAACTCTTCTACCTATGACACCAAGACAAACCAGGATATGGGTAACCTATTGTCAGATGTCAATCAGGAAGATATTGAATCCATCAACGTTCTGAAAGGTGCAGCAGCATCTGCATTATATGGTGAGAGAGGTCTTAATGGTGTTATTGTAATTACGACCAAGAGTGGTAAAGGAAAAGATGATGGAAGCTGGGGGGTAACTCTATCATCATCTGTACAAGCTGGCTTTATAGATAAATCTACTTTCCCAGAATACCAGAATAGATATGGAGCCGGGTATGCTATGAGCTTCAGTGAAAAAAATGCAAATGGTACACCTTACGGAAATATAGGTGACGATGCTTCATGGGGACCAGAATTTAATCCTAATCAATTAGTATATCAATGGGATGCATTTGATCCTAATTCTAAAAACTTTGGAAAAGCAACACCTTGGGTAGCTGCTAAGAATGGACCTATTAAGTTCTTTGAAACTCCAATTACTTATGTAAATGGTATTACCCTTGAAAAAGGTAAGAAAGGAAATAACTTTATGTTATCATACGATAATATGTTGTCTAATGGTTTGTTGCCAAATTCTGATTTAAGAAAGAATACATTTACTACAAAAATTAACTACGATTTTACACCTAAGTTACATGCTACTGTTTATTCAACATTAGTAGTTCAGAATACTAAAGGTAGAAACGATGCCAATTATTCTGGAAACTTGGTAGGTGGATTCAGACAATGGTGGGCAAACAACGTTGATATAGTTGATCAGAAAAACGCTTACTTTAATAGTGGTGGTAAGAATATTAGCTGGAATCTGAAGAGTGGTGCAAATCCTGTTTTAGGTTTCTGGAATAATCCATACTATCAAAGATATCAAAGTTATAGTAGTGATGACAGAACAAGAAGTTTCAGTTATGCTTCATTGACATATGATTTCAATAAAAATTTCAGTTTAATAGGTAAGGTGTCTTATGACAATGCATCTACATATTTCCAAAACAGATTGGCTCCAGGATCTGTACCAAAAGCATTTGGTGCATCACAAAAACTAGTGAGTTCAGGATATAGCAGACAAAACCTTACTACAACAGAAACTAACTTTGACTTAATGTTAAATTATAAATTTAATATTACAGATAACATCAATGTTAGTGGTATAGCCGGAGGAAACGTAAGAAGAAATTATTATAATTCTATTTATGCGTCTACAGAAGGAGGATTAGAAAAAGATGGATTATATGCTTTGGCAAATTCAAAATTCCCTATTATCCCGCCGGATGAAAATGAATATACAACAGTAACTTCAAGTGCTTATGCAACAGCATCTTTTGATTTCTATAAGTTCTTCTATTTAGATGCTACATTTAGAGCGGATAAAACTTCTACGTTACCAAAAGCAAACAGAGTGTATACTTATCCTTCTTTTACGGGATCATTCATTTTGTCAGAATTTGTAAAGCCATCATGGTTGAGTTTCTGGAAAGTAAGAGCAAACTATGCTGAAGTAGGAGGAACAGCAGATCCATATCAGCTACAGTACTATTATACTTTTGCAGGTACATTTAATAACTCTATTGTAATGCAAAATTCACAGACGCTTCTTGCAAATCCTGATTTAAAGCCACAGCGCTCAAAAGAATTTGAAGTAGGTACTGAAGCTCATTTTTTCAAAGGGAGATTAACATTTGATGCTGCTTACTACAAGACTAAGACATTTAATCAGATTATAAATCTTCCAATTTCTGCTGGATCAGGTTTATTGACAGCAGTTGCAAATGCTGGTAGAATTGATAACGAAGGTATTGAACTACAAATTGGTGCTACGCCAATTAAAACCAAAGATTTCTCTTGGAATATAGATGTTAACTGGTCTAAAAATAAAAATAAAGTTGTTGAATTGTTGCATAATGCAACAACAGATGTTAGCAACTATAACTTAACAAGTATTCAGGGAGGTGCATCTGTTAATGCAACTGAAGGTGAAATGTGGGGTGCAATTAGAGGTAGTGATTACAAATACCTTAATGGGCAAAAAGTTGTTGACTCTAAAGGATTCTATGTTTTAGAAGGTAACAAGGTAATTGGGAACACAACTCCGGATTGGATTGGAGGTGTTAGAAACTCTTTTAGTTATAAAGGAATTAGTGTTTCATTCTTAGTAGATTTCAGAAAAGGAGGAGATATTTTCTCAACCGATATGTATTATGCAACTTCTACAGGTTTGTATAAGGATACTGCAATTGGTGATTATAGAACAGGAAAAGTGGTTCTACCGGGGGTAACCGCTGATGGGCAGCCAAACCAAACAGCAATAGATGCATCTGTATATGGTAATATGGGCTATCAAAAGAGTCCTACATCACGCTATGTTTATGACGGATCTTTTATAAAGCTTAGAGAAGCAAGTATTAGCTACACATTACCAAAGGCTTTATTAGCTAATACATTTGTTAACGAGGCTAAGATTTCTATTGTAGGAAGAAACTTATGGATTATTCACAAAAATCTTCCTTATGCAGATCCTGAGTCTACTCTGGGTGGAGGTGTAAGATCTTTTGGTTATTCTATTGGATCTCTACCAACTACAAGAGATATCGGAGTTAATATTTCTTTCAAATTCTAA
- a CDS encoding SusD/RagB family nutrient-binding outer membrane lipoprotein, whose translation MKKKILLLSILGVLSSCGSDMTSLNEDPKTATNVSANNVFAGGVLGTSDQMNTSSMNSNQFRMFVQQLADVEYLEGGAYKVRKRSLPDSQWDALYSQLQNFENAKVAVKRDGGDAAVVANKLAATEIMEIYCYQTLVDTFGDVPYSQALNPAYTSPKYDDAKSIYVDLLKRLDAVVATINPSAGAYGNDDFLYKGNMSKWIKFAAALKIKMGINLADSDAALSKTAVESGYQLGTFANQSESARIQYNSTGIYTSPSYRDLAQSGRVDYCLSNIYLAGLTADNDPRISSYFTTVGGVFKAGKFGTTNPTAASDLSLIKPSVYAPDSYGYFSDYIEIEFILAEAAARGYAVGADAATHFKNALSASLDLWGVAAADKATYLAANDYNSLPGTFREKIGTQAWHSMYNRGFEAWTFFRRLDYPKLTTQNPTSDPIPMRLPYPTKESSINSTNMYDAINKLPSKSDSQGDRVFWDKN comes from the coding sequence ATGAAAAAAAAGATATTATTATTAAGTATATTAGGAGTATTATCCTCATGTGGCAGTGATATGACTTCATTGAATGAAGATCCTAAAACGGCAACTAATGTTTCTGCGAATAATGTTTTTGCAGGTGGTGTTTTGGGAACTTCAGATCAGATGAATACATCAAGTATGAATTCTAATCAATTTAGAATGTTTGTGCAACAATTAGCTGATGTGGAATATTTAGAGGGTGGTGCCTATAAAGTTAGAAAAAGATCACTTCCAGATTCGCAATGGGATGCTTTATATAGTCAATTGCAAAATTTTGAAAATGCAAAAGTAGCAGTTAAAAGAGATGGCGGGGATGCTGCGGTGGTAGCGAATAAATTAGCCGCCACAGAAATCATGGAAATTTATTGTTATCAGACATTGGTAGATACTTTTGGAGATGTTCCATATTCACAGGCATTAAACCCTGCTTACACAAGTCCTAAATATGATGATGCAAAATCTATCTATGTAGATTTGTTGAAAAGATTAGATGCTGTAGTTGCAACAATTAATCCGAGTGCCGGGGCTTATGGAAATGATGATTTTCTATACAAAGGGAATATGTCTAAATGGATAAAATTTGCTGCAGCTTTAAAAATAAAGATGGGTATTAATCTTGCAGATTCTGATGCAGCTTTATCAAAAACAGCTGTTGAATCGGGATATCAGTTAGGAACATTTGCTAATCAGAGTGAAAGTGCTAGAATCCAATATAATTCAACAGGTATCTATACGTCTCCTTCATACAGAGATTTAGCACAATCGGGAAGAGTTGATTATTGTCTGTCTAATATTTATTTAGCTGGCTTAACTGCGGATAATGACCCTCGTATATCATCTTACTTCACTACTGTGGGAGGTGTGTTTAAGGCTGGTAAATTTGGAACAACTAATCCAACAGCCGCTTCTGATTTATCTTTAATAAAGCCAAGTGTTTATGCACCTGATTCATATGGGTATTTTTCGGATTATATAGAGATTGAATTCATATTGGCTGAGGCAGCTGCCAGAGGATATGCAGTAGGGGCAGATGCAGCAACACATTTTAAAAATGCATTATCAGCTTCATTAGACCTTTGGGGTGTTGCTGCTGCTGATAAAGCTACTTATTTGGCAGCTAATGATTATAACTCTTTACCAGGTACATTCCGTGAAAAAATAGGAACTCAAGCATGGCATTCTATGTATAATAGAGGATTTGAGGCTTGGACGTTTTTTAGAAGATTAGATTATCCAAAATTAACAACTCAGAATCCAACTTCTGATCCTATTCCAATGAGATTACCGTATCCAACAAAAGAATCTTCTATTAACTCTACGAATATGTATGATGCTATAAATAAATTGCCATCTAAATCTGATTCTCAAGGAGATAGAGTTTTTTGGGATAAAAATTAG
- a CDS encoding SusD/RagB family nutrient-binding outer membrane lipoprotein — MKKILYIAISAVSLVGCKLDDNIDPNLPLTEDISPRQLMAAAETTSYAAQAGTMVSLSRIWTNVVAGNYYYYAAPMTNEYQMNVTSTFANGIWNGNYLAMANLANIINNKDAAKYPYHVAISKILLANSMQYIVDFYGDAPYTEAFKQQQKISPKYDKGEDIYRDLVVKLNEAIQTIDNANVTSDNEIKANEDYIYKGDLAKWKIFANTIKLRLLLRQSNVADANVKQFVNSQLATLSSATFVSSDVKINPGYNASSQSSMSPLYSNWGRYNFDHSANNTGWRYFMLSDHFAKLLNGDASKPTSGVVDPRGTVMYTKATTGASTGKLNGIIQGSDKPDGSAEGDYSRVGWTYNTAEGVGGLMDGYLMLASESELLQSEAAILYPQYFNDAPGHYIKGVNASFVFYGLTTSAATAYLASLDSKAVGWTGAPDKMAAIQYQRLIALNMVRPFETYLNYLKTGYPQTPMALTASFPNKPYRLIYPQTEYVGNSANVPNITTNDVFAKNQYTPFWLR, encoded by the coding sequence ATGAAAAAAATATTATATATAGCAATCAGTGCAGTTTCTCTTGTGGGATGTAAATTGGATGATAATATTGATCCGAACTTACCTCTAACAGAGGATATTTCACCAAGGCAACTTATGGCTGCTGCAGAAACAACATCTTATGCTGCACAAGCAGGTACAATGGTGTCATTATCTAGAATATGGACTAATGTTGTCGCTGGTAATTATTACTATTATGCAGCTCCGATGACTAATGAATATCAGATGAATGTTACATCTACATTTGCGAATGGTATTTGGAATGGAAATTATTTGGCAATGGCTAATCTTGCAAATATTATAAACAATAAGGATGCTGCTAAATATCCTTATCATGTGGCTATTTCTAAAATTTTATTGGCAAATAGTATGCAGTATATTGTAGATTTTTATGGAGATGCACCTTACACAGAGGCCTTTAAGCAACAACAGAAGATTTCACCTAAGTATGATAAAGGAGAGGATATTTATAGGGATTTGGTTGTGAAATTAAATGAGGCGATTCAAACCATCGATAACGCTAATGTTACTTCTGATAACGAAATTAAAGCCAATGAAGATTATATTTATAAAGGAGATCTTGCTAAATGGAAAATTTTTGCAAATACAATTAAACTGAGATTACTGTTGAGACAATCAAATGTTGCAGATGCGAATGTTAAGCAATTTGTAAACTCACAGTTAGCAACATTGTCTAGTGCAACTTTTGTTTCCTCTGATGTTAAAATTAATCCTGGGTATAATGCCTCTTCTCAATCGTCTATGAGTCCATTGTATTCTAACTGGGGTAGATATAATTTTGACCATTCCGCGAATAATACAGGTTGGAGATATTTTATGTTATCTGATCATTTTGCAAAATTATTAAATGGTGATGCTTCTAAACCTACTTCCGGTGTTGTTGATCCAAGAGGAACAGTAATGTACACTAAAGCTACTACTGGAGCTAGTACAGGTAAATTGAATGGGATTATTCAAGGCAGTGATAAACCCGATGGTTCTGCTGAAGGAGATTATTCTAGGGTAGGATGGACTTATAATACTGCTGAAGGAGTAGGAGGTTTAATGGATGGATACTTGATGTTGGCATCTGAATCTGAACTTTTGCAGTCTGAAGCAGCAATTTTATATCCTCAGTATTTTAACGATGCGCCAGGGCATTATATTAAAGGAGTAAATGCTTCATTTGTATTTTATGGATTAACAACGAGTGCTGCAACAGCTTATTTGGCGAGTTTAGATAGTAAGGCAGTCGGATGGACTGGAGCTCCTGATAAAATGGCTGCTATTCAGTATCAGAGACTTATTGCATTGAATATGGTAAGGCCTTTTGAAACTTATCTGAATTATCTAAAAACGGGATATCCGCAAACGCCAATGGCTTTAACTGCATCCTTCCCTAATAAGCCATATAGGTTAATTTATCCACAAACAGAATATGTTGGGAATTCAGCTAACGTGCCTAATATTACAACTAATGATGTTTTTGCTAAAAATCAGTATACCCCTTTTTGGTTAAGATAA